The Blattabacterium cuenoti genome includes a region encoding these proteins:
- a CDS encoding dihydrolipoamide acetyltransferase family protein produces MAEYNLPLPAMGESIAEATIIRWLKKEGDSIKKDDLLVEIATDKVDSEISSPVNGILKKKLFSPNEVAKVGNTIAILETEEKLKKIPVEDEKDETMEENKKRFYSPLVRTIAHKERVSFYELETIEGTGEKGRVTKKDILKYIQKNKMIRSKYSDIFLSCNNHKNNMVESEETVEMDRIRKITAEHMINSKNISAHVTSFVEADVTNIVKWREKMKDSFQKNTGEKLTLMSVFVECVVKAIKDLPMINISVNGTNIIKKRNIHIGLATALPNGNLIVPVIKHADSYNLGGLIKIINDLIKRAKSNQLKPEETQGGTYTISNIGSFGNLFGTPIIHQPQVAIMAIGLIQKKLSIIETPEGDFIGIRHKIYLSHSYDHRVIDGVLGGGFAKKVALYLEKFNCYTKI; encoded by the coding sequence ATGGCCGAGTATAATTTGCCCCTTCCAGCCATGGGTGAAAGTATAGCTGAGGCTACTATCATTCGTTGGTTAAAAAAAGAAGGAGATTCTATAAAAAAAGATGACCTTTTGGTAGAAATAGCTACAGATAAAGTAGATTCTGAAATTTCTTCTCCAGTCAATGGGATATTGAAAAAGAAATTATTTTCTCCTAATGAAGTGGCTAAGGTAGGAAATACGATAGCAATTTTAGAAACGGAAGAAAAATTAAAGAAAATCCCTGTAGAAGATGAAAAAGATGAAACAATGGAAGAAAATAAAAAACGTTTTTATTCTCCTCTTGTACGTACTATTGCCCATAAAGAAAGAGTTAGTTTTTACGAATTAGAAACAATAGAAGGAACTGGAGAAAAAGGTCGAGTCACTAAAAAAGACATATTAAAATATATTCAAAAAAATAAAATGATTAGGTCTAAATACAGTGATATATTTTTATCGTGTAATAATCATAAAAACAATATGGTAGAGAGTGAAGAAACTGTAGAAATGGATAGAATTCGTAAAATCACTGCAGAACATATGATAAATAGCAAAAACATATCTGCACACGTTACTTCTTTTGTTGAAGCAGATGTAACAAATATTGTGAAATGGAGAGAGAAAATGAAAGACTCTTTTCAAAAGAATACAGGAGAAAAACTTACCTTGATGTCTGTTTTTGTGGAATGTGTAGTCAAAGCTATTAAGGATCTTCCTATGATCAATATTTCTGTTAATGGAACAAACATAATAAAAAAAAGAAATATTCATATAGGATTAGCTACAGCATTACCTAATGGTAATTTGATTGTTCCTGTTATAAAGCACGCAGATTCTTATAATTTAGGAGGATTAATCAAAATTATTAATGACTTAATTAAAAGAGCCAAATCTAATCAATTAAAACCTGAAGAAACTCAAGGTGGAACCTATACAATTAGCAATATTGGGAGTTTTGGAAATCTTTTTGGAACTCCAATTATACATCAACCTCAGGTTGCTATTATGGCTATAGGTTTAATACAAAAGAAATTATCTATTATAGAAACTCCAGAAGGTGATTTTATAGGAATTAGACACAAAATTTATTTGTCACATTCTTATGATCATCGTGTAATAGATGGAGTTTTAGGTGGAGGTTTTGCTAAAAAAGTTGCTTTATATTTGGAAAAATTTAATTGTTATACTAAAATATAA
- a CDS encoding NAD(P)H-hydrate dehydratase: protein MKILSLNQIRSADQYCIDYESISSLELMNRAAKSCFNWILKNRRFQVRKVPFIVLSGNGNNGGDGLSLAKMLYFYGAKISVYIVNISNQFSNEFLINKEKILRYGIPLQVICEGDKFPLLDKESYLIDAIFGIGFNRLINKYWKSFFHYINEKKFQSVLSIDIPSGLFMEKNHDDFTGIIKATHTLTFQVPKLPFFFPSYENYVGKWEILNIGWKSDFLQKMQTKNFYIDDQCIYAIKKTRKKFSHKGDYGHGIIIGGNHGMMGSVILSAKASLRTGIGKLSVYVPYCGYEIIQNALPEVIVKTDMKKHWISDIVIPADINAIGIGVGMGKHPKTEYAFASFLLKVKYKNISMIVDADALNILSNQLELLNLLPKNTILTPHPKEFYRLVGPWKNDYQKLDLLKKMSMTYKTFVVLKGAHTIISTPCGDLYFNSTGNPGMSKAGSGDVLTGMIMSLLSQGYSPKKSCIMGVYLHGLAGDIASKKLSEESIISSDIINHIGSAFQKITI, encoded by the coding sequence ATGAAAATTCTTTCTTTAAATCAAATCAGAAGTGCTGATCAATACTGTATTGATTACGAATCTATTTCTTCTCTTGAATTAATGAATAGAGCAGCTAAAAGCTGTTTTAATTGGATTCTAAAAAATAGACGCTTTCAAGTTAGAAAAGTTCCATTTATAGTTTTATCAGGAAACGGAAATAATGGAGGAGATGGACTTTCTTTGGCTAAAATGTTATATTTTTACGGAGCTAAAATTTCCGTATACATTGTGAATATTTCTAACCAATTTTCAAATGAATTTCTAATCAATAAGGAAAAAATATTAAGATATGGAATTCCTTTACAAGTTATTTGTGAAGGAGATAAATTTCCTTTATTGGATAAGGAAAGTTATTTAATTGATGCTATTTTTGGAATAGGATTTAATCGATTGATCAACAAATATTGGAAGTCTTTTTTTCATTACATCAATGAAAAAAAGTTTCAGTCCGTTCTATCTATAGACATCCCTTCTGGTCTTTTTATGGAAAAAAATCACGATGATTTTACAGGAATAATTAAGGCTACTCATACTTTAACTTTTCAAGTTCCAAAATTACCTTTTTTCTTTCCAAGTTATGAAAATTATGTTGGAAAGTGGGAAATATTGAACATTGGATGGAAAAGTGATTTCCTTCAAAAAATGCAAACAAAAAACTTTTATATAGATGATCAATGCATTTATGCTATAAAAAAAACAAGAAAAAAATTTTCCCATAAAGGAGATTATGGACATGGAATTATTATAGGAGGAAATCATGGTATGATGGGATCTGTTATCCTTTCTGCAAAAGCAAGTTTACGAACTGGAATAGGAAAATTAAGCGTATATGTCCCTTATTGTGGATATGAAATTATACAGAATGCTCTTCCGGAGGTTATTGTAAAAACAGATATGAAAAAACATTGGATAAGTGATATTGTTATCCCCGCTGATATAAATGCAATAGGAATAGGAGTAGGAATGGGGAAACATCCTAAAACTGAATATGCTTTTGCATCTTTTCTATTAAAAGTGAAATACAAAAATATATCTATGATAGTTGATGCAGACGCCTTAAATATATTATCAAATCAATTGGAATTATTAAATCTTCTTCCAAAGAATACTATTCTTACTCCACATCCAAAAGAATTTTATAGATTGGTTGGCCCATGGAAAAATGATTATCAAAAATTAGATCTTTTAAAGAAAATGTCTATGACATATAAAACATTTGTTGTATTAAAAGGGGCTCATACCATTATTTCTACTCCCTGTGGAGATCTGTATTTTAATAGTACTGGAAATCCAGGAATGTCAAAAGCTGGAAGTGGAGATGTTCTGACTGGAATGATAATGAGTTTATTATCTCAAGGTTATTCTCCAAAAAAATCATGTATAATGGGTGTTTATTTACATGGATTAGCAGGAGATATTGCTTCAAAAAAATTAAGCGAAGAATCAATCATTTCTAGTGATATTATTAATCACATAGGATCTGCTTTTCAGAAAATTACAATTTAA
- the lnt gene encoding apolipoprotein N-acyltransferase, translating to MLLVWTRVQIPPAPFILYQISYEIRKIKFFLYSIFSGILLSLGWPTNGNPMYLFIAFIPLLYVENYLKNSYIFFLSFVTFLIWNAISTWWLSYSKRINGTFSVEAYLIPVLLNSFFMSIVFTLSSWIKKHAVSKKIGNVFLVCLWISFEKMHLEWELSWPWLNLGNGFSNQIDWIQWYEYTGTLGGSVWIWTVNIGLTESILKYEKNKNILFLYKRIFFNIGKIFLMIFISHLIYTRYEEKKYRRSVDTLILQPNIDPYSQKYHISKKKLILKFKKLMDHKISKNTMIILAPETTFPGNGNKIPINKINNNQIISVFRDYLKKKSPNTVFITGVELFSLYQEKISSTSFPIFLENSKKNIQWLDVFNSVIQIGINENIEYHHKSKLVPAVETFPYKKIFYPILGNLLLNFGGTVMELGKENDPSIFKHPHLGVKIAPIICYESVFGEYVSNFFKKNAELMVIITNDGWWGPSQGHKQHMYYARLRAIENRKWIARSANTGISCFINEKGEIKSHIPYGKEGVLYDKIYLNDQKTFYIKYGDFIFKIALATMIIILLYLSCAAIYNRYMLKL from the coding sequence ATGCTACTTGTTTGGACGCGGGTTCAAATCCCGCCAGCTCCATTTATTTTATATCAAATTTCATATGAGATAAGAAAGATTAAATTTTTTTTATACAGTATTTTTTCAGGAATTTTATTGAGTTTAGGATGGCCTACTAATGGAAATCCTATGTATTTATTCATCGCTTTCATTCCTTTGTTATATGTAGAAAACTACTTGAAAAATTCTTATATTTTTTTTCTTTCTTTTGTTACTTTTTTAATATGGAATGCTATTTCTACATGGTGGTTATCTTATTCAAAAAGAATTAATGGAACTTTTTCTGTAGAAGCTTATTTAATTCCTGTATTATTGAATTCTTTTTTTATGTCAATTGTTTTTACTTTGTCTTCATGGATTAAAAAACATGCAGTAAGTAAAAAAATAGGAAATGTGTTTTTAGTTTGCTTATGGATTTCATTTGAAAAGATGCATTTAGAATGGGAATTATCTTGGCCATGGTTAAATTTGGGGAATGGCTTCTCTAATCAGATAGATTGGATTCAATGGTACGAATATACTGGAACTTTAGGAGGGTCTGTATGGATATGGACAGTAAATATTGGATTGACAGAATCGATTCTAAAGTATGAAAAAAATAAAAATATACTTTTTTTATATAAAAGAATCTTTTTCAATATAGGAAAAATATTTTTAATGATTTTTATATCACATCTTATATATACAAGATATGAAGAAAAAAAATATAGAAGATCTGTAGATACGTTGATTTTACAACCTAATATTGATCCATACAGTCAAAAATATCATATTTCAAAAAAAAAACTGATTTTAAAATTCAAGAAATTAATGGATCACAAAATATCTAAAAATACCATGATTATATTGGCTCCTGAAACTACATTTCCTGGAAATGGAAATAAAATTCCAATAAATAAGATAAACAACAATCAAATAATCTCTGTGTTTAGAGATTATTTGAAAAAAAAATCTCCAAACACAGTATTTATAACAGGAGTAGAATTATTTTCTTTATATCAAGAAAAAATAAGTTCAACTTCTTTTCCGATTTTCTTAGAAAATTCAAAAAAAAATATACAATGGTTAGATGTTTTTAATTCAGTTATTCAGATAGGAATTAATGAAAATATAGAGTATCATCATAAATCTAAACTAGTACCAGCAGTAGAAACTTTTCCTTATAAAAAAATTTTTTATCCTATATTAGGAAATTTATTACTCAATTTTGGAGGAACTGTAATGGAACTTGGAAAAGAAAATGATCCTTCAATTTTTAAGCATCCTCATTTAGGAGTAAAAATAGCTCCTATTATTTGTTATGAGTCTGTATTTGGAGAATATGTTTCTAATTTTTTTAAAAAAAATGCAGAATTGATGGTTATCATTACTAATGATGGTTGGTGGGGTCCTTCTCAAGGACACAAACAACATATGTATTACGCACGTCTCAGAGCTATTGAAAATAGAAAATGGATAGCTAGATCTGCTAATACAGGAATTTCTTGTTTCATTAACGAAAAAGGAGAGATAAAATCACATATTCCTTATGGAAAAGAAGGAGTTTTGTATGATAAAATATACCTCAATGATCAGAAAACGTTTTATATAAAATATGGAGATTTTATTTTTAAAATTGCTTTAGCAACAATGATAATAATTTTATTATATTTGTCATGCGCTGCTATCTATAATAGATATATGCTTAAATTGTAA
- the rodA gene encoding rod shape-determining protein RodA, translating into MIKRNKILLKNIDWGIVTIYIFMIFFGCMNLYSVSPEKAEKQLIWILLSFVFIFFVFLFKPIHYKYFTPFFFLFTLFLLVGVFFFGKNVNGSKSWYFFGPISFQPSELAKISTSLMLAHLVSQDNIKNKKVFFYTCIILILPAFLIFLQPDPGSSIVFSSFLLTLYREGLSISFILYFLFSILLFLISLNILPWIVVSFLFIIFIFIFIVKKNISFINFFFYIFLFVSFSAISIFSPFFSQKFLKQHHRDRINILFKNEFDRKYRDNVGYNLLYSKTAIGSGKFFGKGYQKGTVTKGKFVPEQHTDYIFCTVGEEWGFIGSVILIIFYLFFISRIYFLSERQKDVFGRIFGYSVGNIILTHFVINLGMVMGLFPTIGIVLPFFSYGGSSLWSFTILLFIFVRMDVSDQNRFI; encoded by the coding sequence TTGATAAAAAGAAATAAAATATTACTAAAAAATATAGACTGGGGAATTGTAACAATTTATATTTTTATGATTTTTTTTGGATGTATGAATTTGTATTCTGTTTCTCCTGAAAAAGCAGAAAAACAATTAATATGGATTTTGTTAAGTTTTGTTTTCATATTTTTTGTTTTTTTGTTTAAACCCATTCACTATAAATATTTTACACCTTTTTTCTTTTTATTTACGTTATTTCTTTTGGTTGGAGTATTTTTTTTTGGAAAAAACGTGAATGGATCAAAATCTTGGTACTTTTTTGGCCCTATTAGTTTTCAACCTTCTGAATTAGCTAAAATATCTACATCTTTAATGTTAGCACATTTGGTGAGTCAAGATAATATTAAAAATAAAAAAGTATTTTTCTATACATGTATTATCTTGATATTGCCTGCTTTTTTAATATTTTTACAACCTGATCCAGGTTCTTCTATTGTTTTTTCTTCTTTTCTTCTAACTTTATATAGAGAAGGATTATCTATTTCTTTTATACTTTATTTTTTATTTTCTATTTTATTATTTTTGATTTCATTAAATATATTACCTTGGATAGTAGTTTCATTTTTGTTTATAATTTTTATTTTTATCTTCATTGTAAAAAAAAATATATCATTTATTAATTTCTTTTTTTATATATTTTTATTTGTAAGCTTTTCTGCTATTTCCATTTTTTCTCCATTTTTTTCTCAAAAATTTTTGAAACAACATCATAGAGATAGAATTAATATTCTATTCAAAAATGAATTTGATAGAAAATATAGAGATAATGTAGGATACAATTTATTATATTCAAAAACAGCTATTGGTTCTGGAAAATTTTTTGGAAAAGGATATCAAAAAGGAACTGTTACAAAAGGAAAATTTGTTCCTGAACAACATACTGATTATATTTTTTGTACTGTAGGAGAAGAATGGGGTTTTATAGGAAGTGTTATTTTAATTATATTTTATTTATTTTTTATTAGTCGTATTTATTTTTTATCTGAAAGACAAAAAGATGTTTTTGGAAGAATTTTTGGATATTCAGTTGGAAATATCATTTTGACTCATTTTGTCATCAATTTAGGAATGGTTATGGGGCTTTTTCCTACAATAGGAATTGTTTTACCTTTTTTCAGTTATGGTGGATCATCTCTTTGGTCTTTTACTATTTTATTGTTTATCTTTGTAAGGATGGACGTTTCAGATCAGAATAGATTTATCTAG
- the mrdA gene encoding penicillin-binding protein 2: MKKLYNFYILLSSIGFIFIIRLFFIQIYTEKYILNAFNTSIKQEIIIPERGSIFDRNENLLVFNKSIYELIVIPILIDEHFNIIEFCNLVGIEKKTFSKNLEKAKDYSKYLPSVFLPFISKEKFATIQEKLYKYKGFDWTKRSLRDYKVESSANILGYIGEVTQKDIKKESNYYQIGDFIGWAGVEKSYEKILRGKKGIKYWIRDRKGCTIGNYNNKKNDIKAVSGNDISLTIDWNLQKYAEELMYQKKGGIVAINPKNGEILSMVSSPINNPNLFVGINRSKEFKKLMKDTIDNPLFDRTTQARYPPASPFKLLTELVGLQMGVVDSNTTFICYKGFKYGKKRIHCHSGIHGLPIGVETAVAVSCNNYFAQVYKRVIEKYPKNLTKGVNEWSNIIKSFGFGNYLYNDLATGEKGVIPSGDYYNKKYGTTKWNAITIISNSIGQGEINVTAIQLANMVCAIANKGFFYTPHIVKRINHQPISNPNYTIAKHTKVKRKYFDLIINGMEKVFIIGTGKSFKSSDIRMAGKTGTAQNFLKINKQKIVSLPDHSIFILFAPVEDPKIAISVIIENGGFGSRWAGPIASLIAEKYINNNVHRKNLEKKILTSGLQKVYDTIAKMKRFNNFYTKSSFDKKK, encoded by the coding sequence TTGAAAAAATTATATAATTTTTACATTTTATTAAGTTCTATAGGCTTTATTTTCATAATTAGATTATTTTTTATACAAATATATACGGAGAAGTATATTTTGAATGCTTTTAATACTTCTATAAAACAAGAAATAATTATTCCTGAAAGAGGATCCATTTTTGATAGAAATGAAAATTTATTAGTTTTTAATAAATCTATTTATGAATTAATAGTTATTCCGATTCTTATAGATGAACATTTTAATATTATAGAATTTTGTAATCTTGTAGGAATTGAAAAAAAAACTTTTTCTAAAAATTTAGAAAAAGCAAAGGATTATTCTAAATATTTACCATCTGTTTTCCTTCCTTTTATATCAAAAGAAAAATTTGCGACTATACAAGAAAAACTTTATAAATACAAAGGATTTGATTGGACAAAACGTTCTCTTAGAGATTACAAAGTAGAAAGTTCAGCTAATATTTTGGGATATATAGGAGAAGTAACTCAAAAAGATATTAAAAAAGAATCTAATTATTATCAAATAGGAGATTTTATTGGTTGGGCTGGAGTGGAAAAATCTTATGAAAAAATACTAAGAGGAAAAAAGGGTATAAAATATTGGATTAGAGATAGAAAAGGGTGTACCATAGGGAATTATAACAACAAAAAAAATGATATTAAAGCAGTTAGTGGAAATGATATTTCTTTAACTATTGATTGGAATTTACAAAAATACGCAGAAGAACTTATGTATCAAAAAAAAGGAGGAATAGTCGCTATTAATCCTAAAAATGGGGAAATTTTATCAATGGTGTCTAGTCCTATTAATAATCCTAATTTATTTGTAGGAATAAATCGTTCTAAAGAATTTAAAAAATTAATGAAAGATACTATAGATAATCCTTTATTTGATAGAACAACACAAGCTCGTTATCCTCCAGCTTCTCCATTTAAATTACTTACAGAATTAGTTGGTCTTCAAATGGGAGTAGTGGATTCCAATACTACATTCATATGTTATAAAGGATTTAAATATGGAAAAAAAAGAATTCATTGCCATTCTGGAATTCATGGATTACCTATAGGAGTAGAAACAGCTGTTGCTGTTTCTTGTAATAATTATTTTGCACAAGTTTATAAACGTGTGATTGAAAAATATCCTAAAAATTTAACAAAAGGAGTTAATGAATGGAGTAATATTATTAAAAGTTTTGGGTTTGGAAATTATTTGTATAATGATTTAGCCACAGGAGAAAAAGGAGTCATTCCTTCAGGAGATTATTACAATAAAAAATATGGAACTACAAAATGGAATGCTATTACTATTATTTCCAATAGTATAGGACAAGGAGAGATCAATGTAACAGCTATTCAATTGGCTAATATGGTTTGTGCTATAGCGAATAAAGGATTTTTCTATACTCCCCATATTGTGAAACGCATAAATCATCAACCTATATCTAATCCGAATTATACTATAGCTAAACATACTAAAGTAAAAAGGAAATATTTTGATTTAATTATTAATGGAATGGAAAAAGTTTTTATAATTGGAACAGGAAAGAGTTTTAAATCATCTGATATTAGAATGGCTGGAAAAACAGGAACTGCTCAGAATTTTCTTAAAATCAATAAACAGAAAATAGTTTCTTTACCTGATCATTCTATTTTCATATTATTTGCTCCTGTAGAGGATCCTAAAATAGCTATTTCTGTTATAATAGAAAATGGAGGATTTGGATCTCGTTGGGCTGGTCCTATTGCTAGTCTTATTGCGGAAAAATACATAAATAATAATGTGCATAGAAAAAATCTTGAAAAAAAAATCCTGACTTCAGGATTGCAGAAAGTATACGATACTATAGCAAAAATGAAAAGATTCAATAATTTTTATACAAAAAGTTCTTTTGATAAAAAGAAATAA
- the mreC gene encoding rod shape-determining protein MreC, with translation MREFFNFLFKWRFFILFFLLECAAIFLSFSNSKLHQYIYAGSSNFMIGKIYETIYKLRSYFLLEIENKKLLNENKKLRNAHIFSKIIKISKDFKEEDLNYLQQYTFTPVKIINNSIHEQENYITINKGSIDGIKPDMGIILSDGIAGIIIKTSPHFSIAISLLNPKIKVNARLKKNKYFGTLSWDGLDHEYVVLYDIPRHSTIHKGDIVETDGKSSTFPEGIELGKVSSYKFDEEHANYIIKVKLMANFSTIENAYVVKNLFKKEWNDVQLYKVENK, from the coding sequence ATGCGTGAATTTTTTAATTTTCTTTTTAAATGGCGTTTTTTTATTTTATTTTTTCTACTAGAATGTGCGGCTATTTTTCTTTCTTTTTCAAATTCTAAACTTCATCAATATATTTATGCTGGCTCTTCTAATTTCATGATTGGAAAGATTTATGAAACTATTTACAAATTACGCAGTTATTTTTTATTAGAAATTGAAAATAAAAAATTGTTAAATGAAAACAAAAAATTACGCAATGCACACATATTTTCCAAAATAATAAAAATATCTAAAGATTTCAAAGAAGAAGATCTTAACTATTTACAACAATATACTTTTACTCCTGTAAAAATTATAAATAACAGTATTCATGAGCAGGAAAATTACATAACTATAAATAAAGGAAGTATAGATGGAATAAAACCTGATATGGGAATTATATTATCTGACGGGATTGCTGGAATTATTATAAAAACATCTCCACATTTTAGTATCGCTATTTCTCTTTTAAATCCAAAAATTAAAGTAAATGCTAGACTGAAAAAAAATAAATATTTTGGAACTCTAAGTTGGGATGGCCTGGATCATGAATATGTAGTATTGTATGATATTCCTAGACACTCTACAATACATAAAGGAGATATAGTGGAAACAGATGGAAAATCATCTACTTTTCCTGAAGGAATAGAACTTGGGAAAGTCTCCTCCTATAAATTTGATGAAGAACATGCTAATTATATTATAAAAGTAAAATTGATGGCGAATTTTTCTACTATAGAAAACGCTTATGTTGTAAAAAATTTATTTAAAAAAGAGTGGAATGATGTTCAACTTTATAAAGTTGAAAATAAATAA
- a CDS encoding rod shape-determining protein yields MGLIIDFMKNLFNQEIAIDLGTANTLIMHNNKVIVDLPSIIAIDVRTKKVLAVGEEAKQMQGKTHENIKIYKPLKDGVIADYQVAELMIREFIKKVPGINNKFFTPSLTMVICIPSGITEVEKRAVKDSAQHLNAKEVYLIEEPMAAAIGSGISVTKAEGNMIIDIGGGTTECGVIALGGIVCQKSIKTAGDVFTNDISYFLRTKYNLYIGERTAEKIKIDIGAAMESIENPPDDIHIQGRDLSTGKPKEMNLSYKETIPALDKSILRIEDAVMETLSKTPPELAADVYKTGIYMAGGGSLLRGLDKRISKKTGLSVSLVDDPLRAVVKGTGVALKNIDKFTFLMK; encoded by the coding sequence ATGGGATTAATAATAGATTTTATGAAAAACCTCTTTAATCAAGAGATAGCCATAGATTTAGGAACAGCAAATACGCTTATTATGCACAATAATAAAGTTATAGTGGATTTACCTTCAATTATAGCTATAGATGTAAGAACAAAAAAAGTGTTAGCTGTAGGTGAAGAAGCAAAACAAATGCAAGGAAAAACACATGAAAACATTAAAATATATAAACCATTAAAAGATGGAGTTATTGCGGATTATCAAGTAGCTGAACTTATGATAAGAGAATTTATTAAGAAAGTCCCAGGTATAAATAATAAATTTTTTACTCCATCATTAACAATGGTTATTTGCATTCCATCCGGTATTACAGAAGTAGAAAAAAGAGCAGTCAAAGATTCTGCTCAACACCTAAATGCCAAAGAAGTTTATCTTATTGAAGAACCTATGGCCGCTGCTATAGGTTCTGGAATTTCAGTCACCAAAGCAGAAGGAAATATGATTATTGATATAGGAGGAGGAACTACAGAATGTGGAGTCATAGCTCTAGGAGGAATTGTTTGTCAAAAATCCATAAAAACAGCTGGAGATGTTTTTACCAATGATATATCTTATTTTCTTCGTACCAAATACAACTTGTATATTGGAGAAAGGACTGCCGAAAAAATAAAAATAGATATAGGGGCTGCAATGGAATCAATTGAAAATCCTCCTGATGATATTCATATACAAGGCAGAGATCTTTCTACAGGAAAACCAAAAGAAATGAACCTTTCTTATAAAGAAACTATTCCAGCTCTTGATAAATCAATTTTACGAATAGAAGATGCTGTGATGGAAACTCTTTCAAAAACGCCACCAGAACTTGCCGCAGATGTTTATAAAACAGGAATCTATATGGCTGGAGGAGGATCTCTTTTGAGAGGATTGGATAAAAGAATATCTAAAAAAACGGGCCTTTCTGTCTCTTTAGTAGATGATCCTTTAAGAGCTGTAGTTAAAGGAACAGGTGTTGCATTGAAAAATATTGATAAATTTACATTCTTAATGAAATAG
- the folK gene encoding 2-amino-4-hydroxy-6-hydroxymethyldihydropteridine diphosphokinase: MKEHHVFLLQGSNKKNRKEYLDQSLILISQKIGKILKKSSYFESEAWNMKNSPPFYNRALYVKTSHSPISLLENILNIEFLIGRIGIKKNHNHYTEEYEDREIDIDILFYDHIIIHSSILTVPHPLLHMRRFVLEPMCEIIPNKIHPIFNLTLLDILGVCTDKLNVKKLLN, translated from the coding sequence TTGAAGGAACATCATGTCTTTTTGTTACAAGGCAGTAATAAAAAAAATCGGAAAGAATATTTGGATCAATCTTTAATTTTGATATCTCAAAAAATTGGAAAAATTCTTAAAAAATCTTCATATTTTGAAAGCGAAGCATGGAATATGAAAAACTCCCCCCCTTTTTATAATAGAGCTTTATATGTAAAGACGAGTCATTCTCCCATTAGTCTTTTAGAAAATATTTTGAATATAGAATTCCTGATAGGAAGAATAGGAATAAAAAAAAATCATAATCATTATACAGAAGAATATGAAGATAGAGAAATAGATATAGATATTTTATTTTATGATCATATCATTATACATAGTTCTATTTTAACTGTCCCACATCCTCTATTGCATATGAGAAGATTTGTTTTAGAACCTATGTGTGAAATTATCCCAAATAAAATTCATCCTATATTTAATTTGACCCTTTTAGATATATTAGGAGTATGCACAGATAAGTTAAATGTAAAAAAATTACTGAACTAA